DNA from Acetobacter aceti NBRC 14818:
CTCTGAAAAATTGGTCGCCTATATTGCAGGCAAAAAAAAACCGGCCCCAGGGACCGGCTTTTTTCTGAAATGAAATGGCTCAAGCAGCCAGATCAGCCTCTTCGTGAGCAACCGGGCGCGGACCGCTGTCCTGACCCTTCGCATTCACGTCACGATCGATCAGCTCGATCACAGCCATATCAGCCGCATCGCCATAACGAACGCCAGCCTTCAGAACGCGCGTGTAACCGCCCGTACGAGCCTTGTAGCGATCGGCGACAGCCGAGAACAGCTTGCTGACGATCGCATCGTCACGCAGCTGGGCATAAGCCTGACGACGGGCATGCAGATCACCGCGCTTGCCGAGCGTGATCAGCTTCTCAACAACCGGGCGAAGTTCTTTCGCCTTCGGCAGGGTCGTCGTGATCTGTTCGTGCTTGATCAGAGCGA
Protein-coding regions in this window:
- the rplQ gene encoding 50S ribosomal protein L17, coding for MRHGVAGRKLGVTSTHRAAMFRNMAVALIKHEQITTTLPKAKELRPVVEKLITLGKRGDLHARRQAYAQLRDDAIVSKLFSAVADRYKARTGGYTRVLKAGVRYGDAADMAVIELIDRDVNAKGQDSGPRPVAHEEADLAA